TGGTAACCGGCTGCCCTTGGCTCGACAGCAGCCGCCCGCGCACGAACGCCCCGCCGTCGCCATCGCTTTCGATCCACGCGACGAGGTACTCGCCGGTCGCCAGCGCGGTCACCGCCGGGGCGCGCGGCGACTGGCCGCCGGTCGACACGACCGTCTCGAACGCCGACACGTGCGCTCCGCGGTCGGTGATCGCGACTGCCTTGATCGCGTCCGACGTCTGCCACGCAATGAGGGCCGTCGTTCCGTTGGACGCGACCGCGGGCACGGCGGTGAACTCGTCGGTCCGGTTTGCGATGAACTCACCGTCGTCCATCGTCGTGTCGTTGACCGCTGGCGTGCCGGTGGCGTCGAACCGGCGCGCGAGCACGTCACAGCGCCCGAGCGTGGCGCAGTCGTTGACGTACGTGGCCACGAACCCATCGGCGAGCGGCGCGAGCTGCCGGCCCGACAGGTTCGGGTCGAACGTGAGCCTCTGCGTACCCGCGATCGCGTCGTTGATCGGAAAGTCCGTCGGCTCGAGCAGCACGTCGGCGTCGGCGCGGCCGTCGGGGACGATGGCGACCGTGGTCGCACCGCGGCCGCGAAGGGCGCCCTCGCCGTCGAGCCCGTCGACCTCGACGGTCAGGTCGCCGGCGCGCCCGGTCGGCGTCACGGTGAACGTCACCGGCGGCGCCCGGCCTTCGAGATCGAACTGCTCGGACACCGCGGCCGTGGCGTTGCGCACCGTCACCGCGAGTCGCGCGAGGCGCGTCACGGCGGGCCGGGCGCGCACCGTGACCACGACGACCGTCACCGGGTCCGGGTCGCCGCACGCGAGCAGCGCGAGCCCGACCGCGCACCCCATCGCCAGCCCCCGACCCGTCATTTGGGGAAGTCCAGATTGCCCAGGTCCGACGGGGGAATGCCGCCGCCGTCGTCGCTGCGGGCGACAGCGTAGGCGCCGAGGCCGAGGGCGACGACCGCGACGCCGCCCGCGACGTACCACCAGCGGCTCGTGCGCCGTGCCGTTCGCGCCGGCGGCGCGGGGGCCGTGGCCGGTTCCGCGAGTCGCCGGCCGTCGCGGAGCCGGCGCTGTCGTCGTCGCCGGCGCTCGAGATCGCGGATCAGCGCTTCGACCGCGGCGCGGTTGGGCGCGTTCGGCGCGAGCTTGAGGTACTTGCGGTACGTGAAGATCGCGTCGTCGAGGTTGCCGAGGTTGCGATGGCACTGCGCGACGTTGAACAAGAACTGCGGCAGCGGCTTGGCCTCGAAGGCGGCCTCGTACTCGGCGAGCGCCTCGCGGAACCGGCCGAGGGCAAACAGCGCCTCGCCGCGTTCGAAGTGCGCCCGCGCCCGCGCGGTGGCCCGGTCCGGGCGCTCGTCCGCCTGTGCCGCGGGCGGCGGGACGATCGAGGCGACGACGACGGCGACGGCGAGCGCGGCGCGAGACATGGTGATCGGTGCCGGGGCGGGCGGCGAGTCAGCGGGCTTCGAACGGGTTGAGCGTATCCTCCGGGTCGATGGTAGCCGGTTTGGGCGGGAGCCGGGGGGGCGCGGCGTCGGGTCGTGGCGCCGCGCTCGCGGCGGGGTGTCGAGACGCGCCGGCGTCGGCACGGGGGACGGGCTCCGCGTCGAGGGGGCGCAGCTCGACGTGGCGCGCGCTCGGAGGACTCGCGAGCGGCACGCGCACGGTCTGCGGTGCGTAGCCGCGGCGCCGCACGATGAACTCGCGGTCGACCAACGAACCGCCGTCGCCCGGATCGATCGCCACGTCGCACGGGGTGCGGCACCGGCGCACTCCGTCTCGCGCCGCGATCACGTCGGCGCCCGGCGGCGACGACGTGATCCGGATGGTGACGAGCGCCGGCGGCGCGGGCGCGGCCGGCGACGTCAGCGGAAGCGGTGTCGCGACCGGCCGGCTTTCGACCGGCACGGCGGCCGACTGCGCGGGGACAGCCGGCATCGCCGGCGCGCGGTCGCCGCTCGCGGCCAGGTAGAACGCCAGCCCTGCGGCCGCGCCGAGCGCGACGGCACCGGCCGCGAACCCCACCGCCCGCGTCGGTCGACGGCCCGGTCGCCGGGTCGGCGCGGTGACCTCGGCGGCCGCGCGCGCGACCCCGGCGCCCGACCCGGTCGCCGGCGGTAGAGCGTGCGGCGGGGCGACGCCGGCCGCGGGCAGAGCGAACACCGGGGCGCCGGTCTCGATCGCCCCGAGCAGCGCGAGCAAGTCGGCGCGGAGATCCTCCATCGTCGGATAGCGCGCGTCGGGGCTCTTTTCGATGCACCGGAGGATGACCCGTTCCAGGTTCGGATCGATCCCCGCGCCGCCCGCCGTCTGCCGCGGCGGCGTCGGCCGCTCGTTGAGGTGGAGCCGCACGTACTCGCCGAACGATCGCGCGCGAAACATGGGCTCACCGCAAAACAGTTCGTACATGATCGCACCGACCGCGTAGATGTCCGCGCGTCCGTCGACTTGCAGCCCTCCGGCCTGTTCGGGAGACATGTACGCGGGCGTCCCGACGACCGCGCCGGCCTTGGTTTCCCAGCCCACGTCGACGTCGTGCGCGATGAGCTTGGCGACGCCGAAGTCGAGCAGCTTGACGAGGTCGGCGCCGTCGGGCGACGTCACGACGAACACGTTGTCGGGCTTCATGTCGCGGTGGACGATGCCCACGCGGTGAGCCGCCCCGAGGCCGTCGGCGATCTGCGCCAGGAGCGCCAGCGCGCGCGGCACGGTGAGCGCGCCGGGCGCGCGCATCAGCTCCGACAGAGGTTGTCCCCGCAACAGTTCCATGATGATGAACACCGACCCGTCGTCGAGTTCGACGAAGTCGGTCACGTCGACGATGTTGCGGTGGCGAATCTTGTTGACCGCGCGCGCTTCTTGGAAGAACCGCGCGACCGAGTCGCGGCGCTCGGCGTACTGCGGTTTGAGCACCTTCAGCGCGACCTCGCGCCCGAGCTTGATGTGCTCGGCGCGGTAGACCCAGCCCATTCCGCCGCGGCCGATGAGCTCGAGCAGCCGATAGTTGCCGAGCACCCGGCCGACGCTTTCGTGTGGTTGGGTGGAGCCGGCTGCGCGCCGTCGGCGCGGGTGCGCTTCGGCGGGAGAGCTGCCGTCCGCGAGCGGAGACGTATAGCGGCCGGTGGCGTCGTCGCCGGCGCCGCCGACGTCGCCCGGCCGGCGCGTGTGCGGGCGCGCCCTCGCGCGCGGGCTGTCCGCGCGCGTTTCCGCGGCGGCCGATGCTCTCCGCGGCGGCGCGGCGGTGCCGGCAGCCCCGGCCCCCGGGGCCGATGCAGCGGCGCTGTCGAGATCTTCCGTCGGCGCCACCGGAGCGTACCCCGGTGCCGGAGCGAGCGCGCTGCCGTCCTGCGGGCACTGGCCCACTCCCGGCGGATACTTGCTGTGGCAGCGCGGACAGACGAACATGGCACACCCCGGCACCGGCCCGTCGCGGCGCCAAGCAAATCATACGCCGAACGGCCCGCCGACGCCGGTGGGAACGCAACCCGCGTCGCCGGGTGGCGAGGGCTTACGGTCGCCGGCGTCGCCGTCGCCGTCGCCGGGGGATCACGAACAGGGCGGACGCAAACGCGAGGCTGCACCCGCACGTCCCGCCGCCGCCGCCGGACC
The window above is part of the Deltaproteobacteria bacterium genome. Proteins encoded here:
- a CDS encoding tetratricopeptide repeat protein, with the translated sequence MSRAALAVAVVVASIVPPPAAQADERPDRATARARAHFERGEALFALGRFREALAEYEAAFEAKPLPQFLFNVAQCHRNLGNLDDAIFTYRKYLKLAPNAPNRAAVEALIRDLERRRRRQRRLRDGRRLAEPATAPAPPARTARRTSRWWYVAGGVAVVALGLGAYAVARSDDGGGIPPSDLGNLDFPK